The Agaribacterium sp. ZY112 genome includes the window ACGCTATACGAGCAAAAGGCAGAAAATATTGCTGTACAAACTGCGCTATGTCTTGCTCTGTCATCATTGCAAAGCAACCAACTCAGGTATTTGTAAAGCCAGCTTGTGAAATAGATCTATAAACTGCTGAGTTAACCAAGGCCCAGTTAACATAATCGTTAATAGGGTAACAATCAGCCTGGGGAGAAAACTTAAGGTTTGCTCATTAATCTGGGTAGCTGCTTGGAAGATACTCACAGTTAAACCAACTAACAAGCTAGGCCCAACGATCACTAGTACCATAATCACAACCAAGTAAAATGCGTGAGCAAACAATTGTAATGCCGTTTCTGGGCTCATATGTTTACCTATATACCAAAGCTTGCTGCTAGGGTTCCCACTATAAGCCCCCAGCCATCAACAAGAACAAACAACATAATTTTAAATGGCAGTGAAATAATCAATGGTGACAACATCATCATACCCATCGCCATCAATACACTCGCGACAACAATATCAATAACTAAAAAAGGAATAAAAATAATAAAACCAATTTGAAAGGCTGTTTTTAATTCCGAAGTAATAAATGCCGGCATTAATATCGTGAAAGGAATATCTTGAGGCGTGGCAACAGGATCAGCGCCACCAATTCTAAAAAACAAATTAATGTCATCCTCTCTTGCATTGGCAAGCATAAAACGCTTTACCGGCTCTTTTGCAATAGCAATGGCTTCAATTGAGCTTATCTGCTCTGCCATATAGGGTTGAAGAGCTTCCTGATTAATTTCTTCAATGACGGGCGTCATAATAAAAAAGGTTAAGAACAGAGCAAGACCGATTAAAATCTGATTGGAGGGGCTTTGCTGCAAGCCTAAGGCCTGACGCAATATTGAAAAGACAATAATAATACGAGTAAATGACGTCATCATCATGAGCATCGCTGGCAAAAATGTCAGCATTGTCATCAATATGAGTATTTGCAAAGTAACACTGTAGTCTTCTGTGCCATTTGCATTCTTTGTTACCGTTAAAGCAGGTAATGCAGGCAGTGCTTTAACCGATGATGCCCCCAACATAGCTTCAGCTTTTTCCAACTGGGATCCTTGATCCGGTGTATTAGCACTTTGTGCGTGTACACTATGAGTCATCAGGGAGAATAGTAAAAATAAACAGGAAAAACTGAACAGCAGAGAGCCTCTAACTTGCATTAGTGTGCCCTCCTGACTTCAACACTCTCTTTAAAAAACCAGAGAAATCTGATTCAACAGAAAAATCACTGGCCTTGACTTCAGAGCTCGGTTCTGTGTTTTCACATGAACTACGATTACTTTCATCACCTAGCAGCGGCGGAGTATCATTTAATTCATGCAACTTAGTAATAGCGCCATCAGCCACCGACAACACCAAGGTATCTGAACCTGCTTTAAGTAAAACAATACGTTCTTTACGCCCCAAGTTTAATGTCTCAAGCACCTTCAAACGCCCTGCCCCAATACCGCTTATTGGAAGGCGCTTGCTCAACCACGCTAAAGCTAAAATTAAAGCTACGATAAGGCTTAAAACTACGCCAACCTGTAAGGCCATATCAGCATATGACAAACTCGAAGCGGCCTCAGTTGGCGCTAATGAAGTAACATGTTCTACATTCGGTTTTTGCACATACACCTCTTAACGCAAACGTTTAA containing:
- the fliQ gene encoding flagellar biosynthesis protein FliQ — its product is MSPETALQLFAHAFYLVVIMVLVIVGPSLLVGLTVSIFQAATQINEQTLSFLPRLIVTLLTIMLTGPWLTQQFIDLFHKLALQIPELVALQ
- the fliP gene encoding flagellar type III secretion system pore protein FliP (The bacterial flagellar biogenesis protein FliP forms a type III secretion system (T3SS)-type pore required for flagellar assembly.), producing the protein MTHSVHAQSANTPDQGSQLEKAEAMLGASSVKALPALPALTVTKNANGTEDYSVTLQILILMTMLTFLPAMLMMMTSFTRIIIVFSILRQALGLQQSPSNQILIGLALFLTFFIMTPVIEEINQEALQPYMAEQISSIEAIAIAKEPVKRFMLANAREDDINLFFRIGGADPVATPQDIPFTILMPAFITSELKTAFQIGFIIFIPFLVIDIVVASVLMAMGMMMLSPLIISLPFKIMLFVLVDGWGLIVGTLAASFGI
- the fliO gene encoding flagellar biosynthetic protein FliO; this encodes MQKPNVEHVTSLAPTEAASSLSYADMALQVGVVLSLIVALILALAWLSKRLPISGIGAGRLKVLETLNLGRKERIVLLKAGSDTLVLSVADGAITKLHELNDTPPLLGDESNRSSCENTEPSSEVKASDFSVESDFSGFLKRVLKSGGHTNAS